One region of Pagrus major chromosome 7, Pma_NU_1.0 genomic DNA includes:
- the ddx19a gene encoding ATP-dependent RNA helicase DDX19A has product MSKDSWAVAVDVQEATTSSIQCDCSKKVDRLRGLRNPRGDVNGNTAPEATENGGWRKEGDKVDLAEQSLLNKMIRRSLVRNRNQVEVLQRDPSSPLYSVKTFEELRLKPELLKGVYNMGFNRPSRIQENALPMMLAQPPQNLIAQSQSGTGKTAAFSLAMLSHVNTANKWTQCLCIVPTYELALQIGQVIEQMGKFCPDVKMAYAIRGNRMERGIKLQEQIVIGTPGTVLDWCTKYRHIDPKKITMFVLDEADVMIATQGHRDQSIRIHRMLTKDCQMLLFSATFEDSVWRFAEQVVPDPNIIRLKREEETLDTIKQFYVLCKEKEDKFTALCDLYGCLTIAQAMIFCHTRKMASWLTANLTKEGHQVALLSGEMTVEQRAAVIERYRSGKEKVLVTTNVCSRGIDVEQVSLVVNFDLPTDMDGNADNETYLHRIGRTGRFGKRGFAVNMVDSKHSMDIINQIEMHFNRRIKKLDMSNLDEIEILQS; this is encoded by the exons atgtccaaGGACTCGTGGGCGGTTGCTGTCGATGTTCAAGAAGCCACAACTTCATCCATACAG TGTGACTGCTCCAAAAAAGTGGACCGACTTCGAGGTCTGCGTAACCCGAGAGGAGACGTTAATg GCAACACTGCGCCGGAGGCGACTGAAAATGGAGGCTGGAGGAAAGAAGGGGACAAGGTGGACCTGGCCGAGCAGTCCCTGCTGAATAAAATGATCCGCCGCTCTCTGGTGCGGAACCGGAACCAGGTGGAGGTCCTGCAGAGGGACCCCAGCTCTCCTCTGTACTCCGTGAAGACCTTCGAGGAGCTCAGGCT GAAACCTGAGCTGCTGAAGGGTGTGTACAACATGGGTTTCAACAGACCATCCAGAATCCAGGAGAACGCTTTGCCCATGATGTTGGCACAGCC ACCTCAGAATCTGATCGCCCAGTCACAGTCTGGCACCGGTAAGACTGCTGCTTTTTCTCTGGCCATGCTCAGCCACGTAAACACAGCCAATAAGTGGACTCAG TGCCTTTGCATCGTGCCAACATACGAGCTCGCTCTGCAGATTGGTCAGGTCATCgagcaaatggggaaattttgTCCTGATGTGAAAATGGCCTACGCCATTCGGGGCAACAGAA TGGAGCGAGGCATCAAGCTGCAGGAGCAGATTGTCATTGGAACACCAGGCACAGTCCTCGACTGGTGCACCAAGTACAGGCACATCGACCCCAAGAAGATTACTATGTTTGTGCTGGATGAGGCCGATGTGATGATCGCCACACAAGGTCACCGTGACCAGAGCATTCGTATCCATAG AATGCTCACAAAGGACTGTCAGATGCTCCTCTTCTCTGCAACCTTCGAGGACTCGGTGTGGAGGTTTGCGGAGCAGGTGGTCCCCGATCCCAACATCATCAGGCTGAAGCGCGAAGAGGAGACGCTGGACACCATCAAGCAGTTCTATGTGCTCTGTAAGGAGAAGGAGGACAAGTTCACAGCACTCTGTGACCTGTATGGCTGCCTTACCATCGCACAGGCCATGATCTTCTGCCAC ACTCGCAAGATGGCTTCTTGGCTGACCGCAAACCTGACTAAAGAGGGCCACCAGGTGGCTTTGCTGAGTGGGGAAATGACCGTGgagcagagagctgctgtcATCGAACGCTACAGGAGCGGCAAGGAGAAGGTGCTCGTGACCACGAATGTGTGCTCCAGAG GTATTGATGTGGAACAGGTGTCACTAGTGGTCAACTTTGACCTCCCGACAGACATGGATGGGAATGCCGACAATGAAACGTACCTTCACCGGATTGGCCGCACAGGACGTTTTGGCAAAAGAGGATTTGCTGTCAACATGGTCGACAGCAAGCACAGCATGGATATAATCAACCAAATCGAGATGCACTTCA ACAGGAGAATCAAGAAACTTGACATGAGCAATCTCGACGAAATTGAGATCCTGCAGAGCTGA
- the ubxn10 gene encoding UBX domain-containing protein 10 produces the protein MHLTRPKSSKGRSRPALNSPGDADGIQRTPVSPGSPAHSRRPDRNLRSQSQPIMWQSGQLSQQEVLQMLQHAPAAPPQSLNKYKVLPSIERRQSEGRSLDHQMTKLSLSHGAILQQRYRHKEPGVPSSPEVDSRPKPPGPAPVMTKGPGATGSLLLAIRAPCGGRFQQHFDPTDTLLTVRASAEVKFGAKYGDACIETMDVPRRTFTDMDMTLAQCGIVNRSVLCISHSDSVVEHQ, from the coding sequence ATGCATTTAACAAGGCCGAAGTCCTCCAAAGGTCGAAGCAGACCCGCCCTGAACTCTCCAGGTGATGCAGACGGCATCCAGAGGACGCCCGTGTCTCCGGGCTCTCCTGCGCACAGCCGCAGGCCGGACAGAAACCTGCGCTCCCAGTCGCAGCCCATAATGTGGCAGAGCGGCCAGCTGAGCCAGCAGGAGGTCCTGCAGATGCTGCAGCACGCCCCTGCTGCTCCACCACAGTCCCTGAACAAGTACAAGGTTCTCCCCTCCATAGAGAGGAGGCAGTCAGAGGGGAGAAGCCTGGACCATCAGATGACTAAGCTCAGCCTGTCTCATGGTGCCATCCTGCAGCAAAGGTACAGGCATAAGGAGCCAGGTGTCCCCAGCAGCCCTGAGGTGGACAGCAGACCTAAGCCCCCTGGTCCAGCACCAGTGATGACCAAAGGACCCGGTGCCACTGGGAGTTTGCTCCTGGCCATCCGAGCTCCATGTGGCGGGAGGTTTCAGCAGCACTTTGACCCCACAGACACTCTGCTGACAGTGAGGGCCAGCGCAGAGGTCAAGTTTGGAGCCAAGTATGGAGACGCTTGCATCGAGACCATGGATGTGCCACGCAGGACCTTCACAGACATGGATATGACTTTGGCCCAGTGTGGCATCGTGAACAGATCGGTGCTGTGCATCtctcacagtgacagtgtggTGGAGCACCAGTGA
- the cptp gene encoding ceramide-1-phosphate transfer protein → MAAPVASEEQKFSLQEVLDTFKLCLSEDKEVYLEHYVAGWRGLVKFLNCLGSVFGFISKDAVNKIKVLVTHMDGENGSQYVTVQSMLKYELDNELVDLTKRGGHPESGCRTLLRLHRALRWLELFLERLRTSNEDGKTSVMCSESYNESLAQHHPWMVRKAAGMAFCVLPGRPAFFEVMNVGPPEQVVAMLGEALPLISEVYQITEELYAQHNMLDLP, encoded by the exons ATGGCTGCTCCCGTGGCTTCAGAAGAGCAGAAATTCAGTTTACAGGAGGTGCTCGACACCTTCAAGTTGTGTTTGTCGGAGGATAAAGAAGTCTATCTTGAACACTACGTGGCTGGGTGGCGTGGTCTCGTAAA GTTTCTGAACTGCTTGGGCAGTGTCTTTGGCTTCATTTCCAAGGATGCCGTCAACAAGATCAAGGTCCTGGTCACCCACATGGATGGTGAGAATGGGTCCCAGTATGTCACAGTCCAGTCAATGCTCAAATATGAGCTGGACAATGAACTAGTGGACCTGACCAAGAGAGGCGGCCACCCAGAGTCAGGCTGCCGCACCCTGCTGAGGCTCCACCGGGCTCTGAGGTGGCTGGAGCTCTTCCTGGAGCGCCTCCGTACCAGCAACGAGGACGGCAAGACCTCTGTCATGTGCTCGGAGTCTTACAACGAGTCTCTCGCCCAGCACCACCCCTGGATGGTGCGTAAGGCGGCGGGCATGGCTTTCTGCGTGCTCCCAGGGCGTCCGGCTTTCTTTGAAGTGATGAATGTGGGCCCTCCGGAGCAGGTCGTGGCCATGCTGGGAGAGGCACTGCCTCTAATCTCTGAAGTGTACCAGATCACAGAGGAACTTTACGCCCAGCACAACATGCTTGACCTCCCATAG
- the ints11 gene encoding integrator complex subunit 11, which produces MPEIKVTPLGAGQDVGRSCILVSIGGKNIMLDCGMHMGYNDDRRFPDFSYITQNGRLTEFLDCVIISHFHLDHCGALPFMSEMVGYDGPIYMTHPTKAICPILLEDFRKITVDKKGETNFFTSQMIKDCMKKVVPLNLHQTVQVDDELEIKAYYAGHVLGAAMVHIKVGSESVVYTGDYNMTPDRHLGAAWIDKCRPDILISESTYATTIRDSKRCRERDFLKKVHESIERGGKVLIPVFALGRAQELCILLETFWERMNLKAPIYFSTGLTEKANHYYKLFITWTNQKIRKTFVQRNMFEFKHIKPFDRSYADNPGPMVVFATPGMLHAGQSLQIFKKWAGNEKNMVIMPGYCVQGTIGHKILNGQRKLEMEGRATLDVKLQVEYMSFSAHADAKGIMQLIRMAEPRNMLLVHGEAVKMEFLKGKIEQEFSIDCYMPANGETATVTTNPSVPVDISLNLLKREMALGGPLPDPKKPRAMHGTLIMKENSLKLVSSEQALKELGLNEHQLRFTCRVQLQDPHSDTDTLHRIYTHLKSVLKGYTIQHLPDGTVMVESIVIKVSSSAEDANTKVLLLSWSYQDEDLGSFLSTLLKKGLPSGLC; this is translated from the exons ATGCCTGAAATAAAAGTAACACCGCTGG GTGCTGGACAGGATGTCGGCCGCAGCTGCATCCTTGTCTCTATTGGAGGCAAAAACATAATGCTTGACTGCGGGATGCACATGGGATATAACGATGAT AGACGTTTCCCAGACTTCTCCTACATAACCCAAAATGGTCGTCTGACAGAGTTTTTGGACTGTGTGATCATCAG CCATTTCCACTTAGACCACTGTGGCGCTCTGCCCTTCATGAGTGAGATGGTGGGCTACGATGGCCCCATCTACATGACCCATCCCACCAAGGCTATCTGTCCCATTTTGCTGGAAGATTTCCGGAAGATCACCGTAGACAAAAAGGGAGAAACCAACTTCTTCACCTCGCAGATGATCAAGGACTGCATGAAGAAAGTGGTCCCTTTGAACCTCCACCAAACTGTCCAG GTGGATGATGAGCTGGAGATCAAGGCGTACTATGCAGGCCATGTCCTGGGAGCTGCCATGGTGCACATCAAAGTGGGATCAGAGTCTGTGGTCTACACT gGAGACTATAACATGACACCTGACAGACATTTAGG TGCTGCATGGATCGATAAGTGCCGCCCAGACATCCTCATCTCAGAATCTACATATGCCACCACCATCCGTGACTCAAAGAGATGCAGAGAGAGGGACTTTTTGAAGAAAGTGCATGAAAGCatagaaagaggaggaaag GTTCTCATCCCAGTTTTCGCCCTCGGAAGAGCACAAGAACTCTGCATCCTGTTGGAAACTTTTTG GGAGAGAATGAACCTAAAGGCCCCAATCTACTTCTCCACTGGGCTGACGGAGAAAGCAAATCATTATTACAAGCTTTTCATAACGTGGACCAACCAGAAGATTCGAAAAACCTTTGTACAGAGAAACATGTTTGAATTTAAGCACATCAAGCCCTTTGATCGCTCCTACGCTGATAACCCCGGTCCTATG GTGGTGTTTGCCACACCAGGTATGCTGCATGCTGGTCAGTCTTTGCAGATCTTCAAGAAATGGGCTGGTAACGAGAAGAACATG GTGATCATGCCTGGGTATTGTGTGCAAGGAACAATCGGTCACAAGATCCTGAATGGGCAGAGGAAACTGGAGATGGAAGGGAGAGCAACA TTGGATGTGAAGCTACAGGTGGAGTACATGTCCTTCAGTGCCCATGCAGACGCCAAGGGCATCATGCAGCTCATTCGCATGGCAGAGCCTCGAAACATGCTGCTGGTACACGGAGAGGCTGTGAAAATGGAGTTCCTCAAGGGCAAGATCGAACAGGAGTTCA GCATCGACTGCTACATGCCAGCCAACGGAGAGACGGCGACTGTGACAACGAACCCCAGCGTGCCGGTGGACATCTCACTCAACCTGCTCAAGAGGGAGATGGCGCTCGGAG GTCCTCTTCCCGATCCTAAAAAGCCTCGCGCCATGCATGGAACTCTGATCATGAAAGAAAAC AGTCTGAAGCTGGTGTCGTCGGAGCAGGCCCTGAAGGAGCTGGGCCTCAATGAGCATCAGTTACGCTTCACCTGTCGTGTGCAGCTCCAGGACCCGCACAGCGACACCGACACACTTCACAGAATCTACACACACCTCAAGAG CGTTTTAAAAGGTTACACCATCCAGCACCTCCCCGACGGCACAGTCATGGTGGAATCTATCGTCATCAAAGTCTCCTCCTCCGCTGAAGACGCCAACACCAAGGTCTTACTGCTTTCCTGGAGTTATCAg GACGAGGACCTGGGGAGCTTCCTTTCAACTCTGCTAAAGAAGGGACTTCCGTCTGGACTCTGCTGA
- the LOC141000200 gene encoding lysophosphatidic acid receptor 4 — translation MNVLNCTIPSEEYQYYLFPAVYILALVVGLPLNLAALFVFTFRATTRTAFSVYISNLALADIVILCTLPFKIHYHLHNNNWIFGDVACRVTGILFFSNIYMSICFMTCICVDRYMATVHPHTYLRMRSPWCSVIVCALLWVAVGVAILVFILMGPLETNEDKPGSHRCFENFARKEWNSRLAAYSFICLSFGSLLPSLIILVCYPLAARRISMIKTRTAQKAVRVICTILAITLLCFLPNHVVYLLHLLCRVDIIQSCSAANAIYHARRVTMALVVLNTCLDPVLYYVTTSHFNWKRLKMTWLWGRIRRTRGIYTITAT, via the coding sequence ATGAACGTGTTAAACTGCACCATCCCTTCAGAAGAGTACCAGTACTACCTGTTCCCAGCGGTCTACATCCTAGCTTTAGTTGTAGGTCTACCACTGAACCTGGCTGCCCTCTTCGTCTTCACCTTCAGGGCCACTACACGCACAGCCTTCAGCGTCTACATCAGCAACCTGGCTCTGGCCGACATCGTCATCCTCTGCACTTTACCCTTTAAGATCCACTACCACCTCCACAATAACAACTGGATATTTGGGGATGTCGCCTGCCGCGTCACTGGGATCCTCTTCTTCTCCAACATCTACATGAGCATCTGTTTCATGACTTGCATCTGCGTGGACCGCTACATGGCCACCGTACATCCGCACACCTATCTGAGGATGCGCAGCCCCTGGTGCTCTGTCATCGTGTGTGCGTTGCTCTGGGTGGCGGTCGGAGTGGCTATACTGGTCTTCATCCTCATGGGACCTCTGGAAACCAACGAAGACAAACCAGGAAGCCACAGGTGCTTTGAGAATTTCGCCAGGAAGGAGTGGAACTCGCGCTTGGCGGCTTACAGCTTCATCTGCCTGAGCTTTGGCTCCCTGCTGCCCTCCCTGATCATCCTGGTGTGTTACCCTCTGGCCGCAAGGCGAATTTCCATGATAAAGACTAGAACGGCCCAAAAAGCCGTGAGGGTCATCTGCACCATCCTGGCGATAACGCTGCTCTGCTTCCTGCCCAACCACGTCGTCTACCTGCTGCACCTCCTTTGCCGCGTGGACATCATCCAGAGCTGCTCCGCCGCCAACGCCATCTACCACGCCAGGCGGGTCACCATGGCGCTCGTCGTCCTCAACACATGCCTGGACCCGGTGCTTTACTATGTCACCACCAGCCACTTTAACTGGAAGCGCTTGAAGATGACATGGCTGTGGGGAAGGATCAGGAGGACCAGGGGGATTTATACCATCACAGCGACATGA